The genomic window CGCTTATTCTGAAGTAGCACTTTCTTGTACTGGCAGAGGTTTTGGTGATGTTAAAGTTGTTTGGACAAAGCCACCATCTAAAGTGACCACAACTGCACTATATGCTACTGAGAGATATGATGATAGGATAGTCAGTACATTAACAATCCATCGTGTTGTGGAGATATATTCTGGATCTTATTGCTGTGCTGTTGTCAACCATGTTGGATCTTCAGATGTTCTGTGTGCCAGTGTACAAGTCAATAGTAAGTATGTATAGAGCACATACATACCCATTGTAAGATCCTGATATAGGAGTCCACCCACATATCATCATCTGTAAAATCCTCACTCACTATGAAATAATTGCCTCCAATGTTTACAGGACACTAGGACTAATCCTAAGGACTTATTCAACATATTCTATCGTATCCAAGAACTTGCTCTATGTTACACTAGTGCAATCATGACTGACTTACTGTAGCCAATTATGGAGGCCTTACTTACTAATAGATATTTCTATTCTAGAAAAAGTCCAAAGGAGGGAAATGAAGTACATTTTAAATAGCTACCACTCACCCTACAAACCAGACTAACATAACTTGATTTACTCCCTTTAACATATCAATATGAACTGAAAATCTTACAAAACTGTTTACCCCAACTTCAACATTAAGAACTACAACGACATTACAAGTTTGTACCAGATGCTAGAACCTGGCTGAAGCGGCTGTTTGCAATTCGCATGGGGGGAAGCTTTACAGAGCAGTTCTTTTTGCTACCAAACAACAATGTGAACTCCAGGGAAGATACCTTGCGAGTAAAACAGTACAAATTTATACCATTACCATCGCTTTGTTTACAATTATCCCATCAGAAATCACTACAAGTTTGCCATTTTGTGGCATGATGTAATGAAACACAACAAGTTGTTACATCATGAATATATTTTATGGGATATTGAttagcacttgtatggtttgGTACACTGTCGCTTTAAACCAAAACATGCAGAAGTCACAGATGGTTTCTCTTTGCTTTGGTTTCTGCCAAATCATGTAGCTTCATTAGTTGAGTTAGCAGACCACAAGATAAGAGGCACACTGAAATGTCCTTTTTGTAATGTaaaatagtttctttgtttttgtacaACCAAAATAAACAATCCtctttatatatacatatatatgtataggcTTACTGTACTTTCTAGTCATTAGTTTAGATCATTCATCTGAAGTATAGACGTAAAGTGCAGATTGATACTAAGTGTCTGTACTATTGTCATATACTTATACCACATTAGCATAGCACTGGTGTTCAAAGTGCTGCTTGGAAtttaacttgcatattgccAGAGCAATATCATTGGAACATAGTTGGTTCATGGATTTGATTCCCAAGATATGATACaatttgactcgttatattgagtgacatgCCTGATGGGgcatttaattgtgggtttggggtAAATTTACAGGTTAGGCTAGGCTTAGCATAATGCTAAGTTTTGGCTAGTCGACAGTTACTAAATGAATGATCAGTGAAATAATTGTTTCGGCAAAATgtggatgtgtatttctacccaccacatTTCAGCCATTGAGCATACCACAGAACAAAACAAAGAGGACAACTAGATTTAAATAGGCGAGTAACTTATAGTCCCAACTGTCCTaatagcaaagttagtataTACTGTAGGTTTAATGTAGTATAAAAcataaaactttttaaaaaaaaccaGATCCCACAATCGCAATTTTTCTGGTGCTGTATGTGAAGCATAATGACGTATGAATAACATTctaatggctattagcccatgctagtAAAACTGCTATTGATCATCAGATACTGATATATAAAAGGAAAAAGGTGAGTGCACTGTAGTTCTTTAACCTACCAGGTGAGTGTGCCTATATACATCGAATCACTTAGATAACAACTGCGTCAGgttttactgatatatacacccttacccctcgggcctgcagccctcatgCTTTAGGTGTTATATATCAGCTAAATCCCTTGCAACCatggtattattattaaataactCATGGTTGCAGTGATTGAAAATTATGGTATAATCATCCATGCTGTTTTCCATAAACATCTACTAACTGTATAATCCATACATCACTCTTGTTACTATAGTTATGGAACAAACAACAAAATCAGATACTTTGATCCTTGCACTCAAACTGCAATACAAATAATGCTGAAATGTTGCATTTAGGCATTGCTTGTATGCCACATTATTAATATGTGCTATCTCTTTATTTTATAGTTCCATGTCCAGAAATCTCTCTTTCTCCAAGCCGTAGCATTATCTTAGCTGAACAGTCTGCAACTTTTACTTGTCAGGCATTCAGTTTTGGATCAATAAATTACATCTGGGAGAGAGATGGCAACCAGATACCAAGCAAAGCTGTTATTGATGTATGCAGTTCAACACTCACTGTACCAAATGGTAGTCAGTTTGATGAAGGACTCTACTGCTGTTTGGCTACTAATGACTGTGGAACAGTCAAAGAGTGTGCAATGTTGTCTGTTACTGGTATGTTTGCTGCACTGTGTCTTGTGTGGCAATTATTGTGTAACCAGTTACCAAAAATAGAACTCAGCAGGTTTATAAAATGACATCTGTGCTATATATGTATCGAGTATGCATCTTCACAATTAATCAGGCACACATCCACAGCACTGACCTGTAGGTCAGCTGTGAGTGTGTGGATCATTCTTTAACGTATGATAGTTACTCACTGTCTTAGAGCTCTGTCTTGTTTGGgattataataataatgtgttgtTCATTTACCAGCTACACCGATCATCACCTTACAACCACAAGGGACCACTGTATATGTTGGTACTAAGACGGTTACAATGAGCTGTTCAGCTGTTGGACATGGAACAATCAAGTACCAATGGGAGAGATACTTGATCAATACTAATGAATGGACAACTTTACCAACTGACCAACAGTCTGACAATGCCAGTATATCAAGTTATAAAATTGAAAATTTAAACAAAGACAATGATGGAGTTTATCGTTGTGGAGCTAGTAACATTGATGGAATCAGTTACTCTATGAATACAACTATCACTGTGTATGGTAAGGATCATATTTGCTGTTATATGAATacatattgtatatacatatttACTGAGGCTATTCACAATACAAATAGTGAATTATCAATGTTTAATGagaatattatataacatgactaCTTCAAGTGTACGTAAATAATGCCATTCTCTCTTCTGAAGTCGTGTGCATGACTACAATCCTATTCTGCTCATCATTTGAGcattttaaattaaatttactgtatacatatatacgCATGTAAGTAAGCATCATTCAAAGTTGAGATTATTCCACTGGGGGAACATGTGGTGAGCTGGCAAGGATGCTGGAACCAGTATGACAATGAGAAGTTTTATATTTTATGAATTAGTTACAGAGTTACAAAATTATTACTTCAGCAAGCTGTTGTAAGTGTAGTATGCTATCCTTCCAGTTCTATAATATTTGTTTGCTCAAACTTGTTACTAGTAATACAAATATGTATAATGTTATATTAATACTGTTATACTATCACATCCGTCTTTTAAATTTGCATATTAATAGGTCCACCATCAATCACCTCACCTACTACTGAAATAGATATCATAGAAGGTCATGAGCTGATACTAACATGTGCAGCTACTAATGATATTAAATCTCCCTTCAATGCTGACATATCATGGTATGGCTCTCAAGGAAAAGTCATTGaagaaaataaaaatattgaAATATCTGCAATAAAAATTGAAAATGTACTGACATCAGCATTGAAATTCAAGTCAGTTAATCACACATTAACTGGAGTAAGCAAATGCAAGGCTTCCAATCATCCAATGTCTTCAAGTGAATTTAATTTCACAATAACAGTTGAATGTACGTAAGCTGTAATATGcaatttaatgctgtattaaaTAATATCACTCTTTGTAGATGCACCAAGAGTCTATGTATCACCATCCAGCCCCTTTACCATCAAGCTTGGTCCAAAGTTTCTGTTACATTGCTCAGCAGAGGGAAGGCCTTCACCTACACTTCAATGGTATAAAAATGGACAGCCTTACACTACAGCAACTACATTATCAGTACAACAAATATTTGTGCCAAGATCATCACCTTCAGATAGTGCTCTGTATCAGTGTGTTGCTGTTAACAAAATTGGAGGAAAAATTAAATCAAATAATGCTAGCATTGATTTTCGAGGTTAGAGATGATTATACCGTTCATAGTAAATTTCTATTATGCAATTATTTGTTGTCTTACGTAGTTATTGTACCAACTGAAGGACCATGTGCTACAAACAATGGAGGATGTGATCAAATTTGTACTGATGAGTCTGGAATTGTGCAGTGCTACTGTGAAGCTGGATACTTCAGTATTGCATTCTTGCCTACGAAATGTTTTGGTGAGTCACATCATGATCAGCAGAAGTAATAAACCTCTCACCATTACATTAAATGCACATTAAAATTACATCAACACAGCTAGAACAGGGTGTAatgctactgtatatagctactgtataactTGTAAAAAGCActttgtatatgtatgtgaaGAGTGAGTATATAAACAAGTTTCTCTGAGAGTAATATACATTTATGTGTAGAATATCCGTAGCTAGTGTAATTCAGAATTTTGTTTAAACACAACCCTAGATATAGTTCTACATGTATGGTTGCATTTAGTACTTGTAGTGCATTTGACAAATGTGTCTGTATTGTGTGTTACTACAGAGGTGGATGAGTGTCTTTACAAACTGGATAAGTGTGAAGCTAGCTGTATCAACACTCCAGGAAGTTACAAGTGTTCTTGCCCATATGGCCAAGTACTAGCATCAGATGGTTATGGTTGTATACAATGTGCTAATGATACATCAGGAACTAATTATACAGAAATTCAACCACCTAGAGTTATTGATGCAAATGAGAATGTATGGCATGTGGCAATATGTGGTACTAACTCCACTACATGTTCAGGCAGTTTAATCAATGATAACTTTGTGATCACATCTgctagttgtgtgtgtgatcaAGTAACATTCCCTCAATCAGTGATGGTGAAGATGAACAAAAAGTTTGGCTGTCAAACTCAGGAACTTGATTCTATTGATTACAATGTTATACAAATAATTTGTCACCCAATGTATAATGACACTACTTTAGCATACAATGTTGCCTTATTGAAATTGGGTAGAATTGTTGACACCAGCATCTTTAAACCAGTTTGTCTTCCAACAGATCGGGACAAAGGCATTACCTCCATCAGCAGATTTTCTGGTGTGCACGGATATGAAAACTTTGATTATGTAGGATCAAGTATTGGCCATAGTGACATCATTACTCCTGATGTTACTGAGGAACTGTATATACAAGTTACTGAAATCGTATCCAACAACAAGTGCAGCACTGCATATGGTTATGTAGTAGTTGTTGATAATAAAATGATGTGCACAAGTAAGTATGATATGAGTGATTGTGTACAGAACTACAGATGTAACTGTCTTAGCCAATTACTATACTTCTCTTTCTGGTAACCAATTCACTGTATCTCCATGAGTGGTTAGCTATTGTATACTCATGCACTTTCCTTTTATGCTGGAAATAAAGAGTGATCGGAGATTCCTTAGGTTTTTCAGATACCCTATTAGGCATCACAGGTCATTGATATGACCACAAAGCTTATTCTGGGTGAATATTGCTGCAATACAACATGGAAGAGTTACTTGATATAGATACCAATGCATCATGGAAGTGTATCGGCTATGCATATTCAATCATCTAACTCTGCTTTTATCTCAATCTGTACTTATGCTCCAAAATCTCCTAATTAATTATTCTTGCAATTATTTCTATTATTCTCAAAGTTAATCTTGTGTTACTTATTATCCTaaaaattattcctgaaatttgtGTGAAATATAAGCATACTAGTTAAGATTTTACTGctatagttgactgctctattagagtgaatgactgctctattagagtatcttgatcttcttaactgtttttaTCCATGTGCTGTTTCAGCAATGATTTTTGTGTTACATTACAAGAAAATCTGATAATTATTTCTTGAACTCATCCTGCAATTCTTTCAAAAAATTATTCACAAAATGATTCCAACATAATATACACAAatctgtatactgtatacatgaAAAATGTCTTGTGGCCTTAATATTGGCTATAGGTGGGAATGTCTGAAAAGCCTGTGAATTTATGACCATGTGGTTAtcaatgtatgcatgcatgtactgtattccATAGGCATTAACTATTATGCCATGATGAATACCTCACCCACTACATCAACATGACATTATCTGTACACTTATACAGGTTCTGGCAACTACACAAATTGTTGGGGTAAGAGTGGATCACCAGTTGTGACTAGCAGTGAAGTAGctgatcatgtgatactagctggAATTGCTAACTACAGAGAAAGAAAAGAACAAAACATGTGTTTATCCAGTGTACCATACGGTGTACATACCAAAATGGATGATGGTCTTCAAGAATGGATTGGTGATCATGTGATTGCCTGATCCATGGTAACTAAGAACTGTGGCTGATTACCAGTAGTGATCTGTATATCAATCTTTAGAATTTAGCTCTCAACATTATAGCTTTCTTTATGCATGTATTTGTGACATAATACTTGAATTTTGTATTGTAGTTGAAAGTTTTTTTGCACAACACTGACTGTCTATAGTTCTGTATATAGTAACCTTTGAAATTAGCCACAGACAATACAATTCACTTTTTTCATAACTCATAAATTCATAACATCTGACGAATTTAACCATTTTACATGGTGTCATATACTTATTTGGATAAGTGGAGACTACAGGAGGAAGTTATTAGAAACAATGTAAGAACGTATAGTTGCTCTGTCTGTACCCATGAGCTTGAGTCTACAGTTTTTAATACTG from Dysidea avara chromosome 2, odDysAvar1.4, whole genome shotgun sequence includes these protein-coding regions:
- the LOC136246903 gene encoding hemicentin-2-like isoform X1 — its product is MIRLELQLIFVTVLCFAYLHTIAANGVCYSSSSYYARKSRRAHRVEGYSYSYSCGWLNSRRCRGTRYRTIYYTAYDRVLKYRRNQFCCSGYYGSPYNCKERPRVFRNPADVTAEVTSNVHFYVQATGYGTYRYQWYRNGSRMINKIDDYLYINNIALNDVGTYHCTVCNQDGYCDTSSRAVLTVTVNPPHVLMHPVSRTINLVTNNVNMSLSCEANGHNLKYAWERLNNTLPNNTRGANTTTLYFTLLEPENAGKYRCRVYNDSGYGYSDYGVLQIHVPPPQIITQPKNTTAADPFGAHFTCSANGYGEIKIDWYNKNVQENLPAKVIISEEHSLESVTSVLFIPHVTLEDEGGYFCSVKIGKVSTKSNIAYLDQIMSPMITVDMDNTTVNLLVKNYNLSMKCLPSDTDLEYQWHKKNSSLPSSAVGGNTSNMTIYRLTPEDAGEYQCLLTNASGTIASEFVTLQINVPPPELLIPPENITVSAYSEVALSCTGRGFGDVKVVWTKPPSKVTTTALYATERYDDRIVSTLTIHRVVEIYSGSYCCAVVNHVGSSDVLCASVQVNIPCPEISLSPSRSIILAEQSATFTCQAFSFGSINYIWERDGNQIPSKAVIDVCSSTLTVPNGSQFDEGLYCCLATNDCGTVKECAMLSVTATPIITLQPQGTTVYVGTKTVTMSCSAVGHGTIKYQWERYLINTNEWTTLPTDQQSDNASISSYKIENLNKDNDGVYRCGASNIDGISYSMNTTITVYGPPSITSPTTEIDIIEGHELILTCAATNDIKSPFNADISWYGSQGKVIEENKNIEISAIKIENVLTSALKFKSVNHTLTGVSKCKASNHPMSSSEFNFTITVEYAPRVYVSPSSPFTIKLGPKFLLHCSAEGRPSPTLQWYKNGQPYTTATTLSVQQIFVPRSSPSDSALYQCVAVNKIGGKIKSNNASIDFRVIVPTEGPCATNNGGCDQICTDESGIVQCYCEAGYFSIAFLPTKCFEVDECLYKLDKCEASCINTPGSYKCSCPYGQVLASDGYGCIQCANDTSGTNYTEIQPPRVIDANENVWHVAICGTNSTTCSGSLINDNFVITSASCVCDQVTFPQSVMVKMNKKFGCQTQELDSIDYNVIQIICHPMYNDTTLAYNVALLKLGRIVDTSIFKPVCLPTDRDKGITSISRFSGVHGYENFDYVGSSIGHSDIITPDVTEELYIQVTEIVSNNKCSTAYGYVVVVDNKMMCTSSGNYTNCWGKSGSPVVTSSEVADHVILAGIANYRERKEQNMCLSSVPYGVHTKMDDGLQEWIGDHVIA
- the LOC136246903 gene encoding hemicentin-2-like isoform X2; the encoded protein is MSTKQLDKVCYSSSSYYARKSRRAHRVEGYSYSYSCGWLNSRRCRGTRYRTIYYTAYDRVLKYRRNQFCCSGYYGSPYNCKERPRVFRNPADVTAEVTSNVHFYVQATGYGTYRYQWYRNGSRMINKIDDYLYINNIALNDVGTYHCTVCNQDGYCDTSSRAVLTVTVNPPHVLMHPVSRTINLVTNNVNMSLSCEANGHNLKYAWERLNNTLPNNTRGANTTTLYFTLLEPENAGKYRCRVYNDSGYGYSDYGVLQIHVPPPQIITQPKNTTAADPFGAHFTCSANGYGEIKIDWYNKNVQENLPAKVIISEEHSLESVTSVLFIPHVTLEDEGGYFCSVKIGKVSTKSNIAYLDQIMSPMITVDMDNTTVNLLVKNYNLSMKCLPSDTDLEYQWHKKNSSLPSSAVGGNTSNMTIYRLTPEDAGEYQCLLTNASGTIASEFVTLQINVPPPELLIPPENITVSAYSEVALSCTGRGFGDVKVVWTKPPSKVTTTALYATERYDDRIVSTLTIHRVVEIYSGSYCCAVVNHVGSSDVLCASVQVNIPCPEISLSPSRSIILAEQSATFTCQAFSFGSINYIWERDGNQIPSKAVIDVCSSTLTVPNGSQFDEGLYCCLATNDCGTVKECAMLSVTATPIITLQPQGTTVYVGTKTVTMSCSAVGHGTIKYQWERYLINTNEWTTLPTDQQSDNASISSYKIENLNKDNDGVYRCGASNIDGISYSMNTTITVYGPPSITSPTTEIDIIEGHELILTCAATNDIKSPFNADISWYGSQGKVIEENKNIEISAIKIENVLTSALKFKSVNHTLTGVSKCKASNHPMSSSEFNFTITVEYAPRVYVSPSSPFTIKLGPKFLLHCSAEGRPSPTLQWYKNGQPYTTATTLSVQQIFVPRSSPSDSALYQCVAVNKIGGKIKSNNASIDFRVIVPTEGPCATNNGGCDQICTDESGIVQCYCEAGYFSIAFLPTKCFEVDECLYKLDKCEASCINTPGSYKCSCPYGQVLASDGYGCIQCANDTSGTNYTEIQPPRVIDANENVWHVAICGTNSTTCSGSLINDNFVITSASCVCDQVTFPQSVMVKMNKKFGCQTQELDSIDYNVIQIICHPMYNDTTLAYNVALLKLGRIVDTSIFKPVCLPTDRDKGITSISRFSGVHGYENFDYVGSSIGHSDIITPDVTEELYIQVTEIVSNNKCSTAYGYVVVVDNKMMCTSSGNYTNCWGKSGSPVVTSSEVADHVILAGIANYRERKEQNMCLSSVPYGVHTKMDDGLQEWIGDHVIA